In Listeria monocytogenes, the following proteins share a genomic window:
- a CDS encoding DegV family protein encodes MRKIKIITDSTAGLTLEEAAKWNIDVLYLTVEIDGKVYNPKTDITPEEFMVRMAETKELPKSSQPAIGSFVEAYEKYTAEGYEILSIHLTEKLSGTVNAARQAADMVEGNITVVDCDYTARGQAFQVLKAAEMAKSGDYSVEEIHTKINDIRDKTKLYIVVVTLDNLIKGGRVGRMQGFLGSLLNIKLIAKLTDGQLEEETKVRSNKKVLQYCLNLIKDEPKKIQHLDVVHADGLNLADDFIAESKEITGLTEIPLFFADPVISTHAGTGAFAFMYYTD; translated from the coding sequence ATGAGAAAAATAAAAATTATCACAGATTCAACTGCTGGACTAACATTAGAAGAAGCAGCAAAATGGAATATTGACGTTTTGTATTTAACTGTAGAGATTGATGGAAAAGTATACAACCCTAAAACAGACATTACACCAGAAGAATTTATGGTGCGAATGGCTGAAACAAAAGAATTACCAAAATCTTCTCAACCTGCTATTGGTTCTTTTGTAGAAGCATACGAAAAATATACGGCAGAAGGCTATGAAATTCTTTCTATCCACTTAACTGAAAAACTAAGTGGTACTGTCAATGCGGCTCGCCAAGCAGCTGATATGGTAGAAGGAAATATTACGGTTGTAGACTGCGATTATACAGCTCGTGGGCAAGCATTCCAAGTACTAAAAGCTGCTGAAATGGCTAAGTCGGGCGATTATTCTGTAGAGGAAATTCACACAAAAATTAATGATATTCGTGACAAAACAAAACTTTATATCGTTGTCGTAACACTCGATAACTTAATTAAAGGTGGACGTGTTGGCCGGATGCAAGGCTTCTTAGGTAGCCTTTTAAATATCAAATTAATTGCTAAATTAACAGATGGACAATTGGAAGAAGAAACGAAAGTCCGCAGCAACAAAAAAGTGTTACAATATTGTCTAAACCTAATTAAAGATGAACCGAAGAAAATTCAGCATCTTGATGTTGTCCACGCGGATGGGCTTAATTTGGCGGATGATTTTATCGCTGAATCAAAAGAAATAACCGGTTTAACAGAGATTCCACTATTTTTTGCAGACCCTGTTATCTCCACACATGCTGGAACTGGTGCGTTTGCATTTATGTACTATACTGACTAA
- a CDS encoding hemolysin III family protein, which produces MNVTSYNWKEEVANAITHGIGFILSIPALVLLIIFAAGKDNPLYLTSFLIYGISLMLLYICSTLLHSFKPCKARTVFNIMDHAAIYVLIAGSYTPFVLITIQGTLGWTLFGVIWGLAIAGIIYKIFMTGKLKLLSTSVYLLMGWMVMFAIKPLYAGLTPTGFWLLATGGIMFTVGAVFYSIPRVPYMHAIWHLFVIAGTAFMYFCILFYV; this is translated from the coding sequence ATGAATGTCACTTCTTACAATTGGAAAGAAGAAGTAGCCAATGCTATAACGCATGGTATTGGGTTTATCCTTAGTATTCCTGCGCTCGTCTTACTTATAATATTCGCCGCCGGAAAAGATAATCCTCTTTATTTAACAAGTTTTTTAATTTATGGAATTTCCCTCATGTTGCTTTATATTTGCTCCACCCTGCTTCATAGCTTCAAACCTTGCAAGGCGCGGACGGTTTTTAACATTATGGACCATGCCGCGATTTATGTATTAATTGCTGGCAGTTATACGCCATTTGTTTTGATTACAATTCAAGGGACACTTGGCTGGACGCTATTTGGTGTCATATGGGGCCTCGCAATTGCTGGGATAATTTATAAGATATTTATGACCGGCAAATTAAAACTTTTGTCGACAAGTGTCTACTTACTTATGGGATGGATGGTTATGTTTGCCATTAAACCGCTTTATGCCGGGCTTACTCCAACTGGATTTTGGTTACTTGCAACTGGCGGGATTATGTTTACTGTAGGTGCCGTTTTTTACAGTATCCCTCGCGTCCCGTACATGCACGCGATTTGGCATTTATTTGTTATCGCGGGAACCGCTTTTATGTATTTCTGTATTTTATTTTATGTTTAA